One genomic window of Candidatus Babeliales bacterium includes the following:
- a CDS encoding ATP-dependent RecD-like DNA helicase: MNKLTELCGSIEKVIYKNNENGFSVFTLKVSSSESVIAKGFLTDIHQGETVSLQGLWAFHPKFGRQFDVKEYSTKAPASIEGIKKYLASGLIKGIGPKFAERVVETFGEKTLEVIENQPHRLMEVGGVGHKRVAMFIQAWQEQKEISKVMIFLRGKDVSTAFAVKIFKAYGNESLEKIQKNPYQLVEDVWGIGFKSADQIALKLGLEPTSLDRIKAGITYAITEATNNGHLYLEVSEAKEHVVELLEINKEESQEKIKQALHQLYEQDKIKLISHKEKHYLSLPKFYYSEKGIAKKIRFFLENPSKLDVNFDTIYNYIRTPDANGFELNEDQQRGILTCLQNNISVITGGPGTGKTTLVKKFLEVLETNHIKFRLAAPTGRAAKRMFEGTGRNAETLHRLLEFSPSTMGFLRNEQNALDLKFLIVDEASMLDVFLMHSVLRALPQKAHLVLLGDVDQLPSVGAGNVLNDIIASQTIPVIRLTQIFRQAQDSLIIVNAHRVNHGEFPTSALPGSKKDFVFLKQEEPEEIFPLLRRIYLSTLQQRNIHPDNAVVLVPMNRGTVGTQRLNQELQMILNPSSNEEKEITRFGQVYKINDRVMQIRNNYDKFVFNGDIGKISDIDKVEQKMVVTFGERALEYDFTEINELVLAYAISIHKSQGSEFDAVIIPIFMQHFILLQRNLIYTAITRAKKYCILLGQTKAIAMGIKNNKGVVRNTFLKEFLTTDLEAR; encoded by the coding sequence ATGAATAAATTAACAGAACTCTGTGGCAGCATTGAAAAAGTAATTTACAAAAATAATGAAAATGGTTTTTCCGTTTTCACACTTAAAGTAAGCAGCTCAGAATCTGTTATTGCTAAAGGCTTTCTTACCGACATTCACCAGGGAGAGACCGTTTCTCTGCAGGGCTTGTGGGCGTTTCATCCAAAATTTGGACGCCAATTTGATGTTAAAGAATATTCAACCAAAGCTCCAGCAAGCATTGAAGGCATCAAAAAATATCTAGCTTCAGGCCTGATCAAAGGGATTGGCCCCAAGTTTGCCGAACGCGTAGTAGAAACGTTTGGCGAGAAAACCTTAGAAGTTATTGAAAACCAACCTCACCGACTCATGGAAGTTGGCGGGGTTGGCCATAAACGCGTTGCCATGTTTATTCAAGCCTGGCAAGAGCAAAAAGAGATTTCAAAAGTAATGATCTTTTTGCGTGGCAAAGATGTTTCAACAGCATTTGCCGTGAAAATTTTTAAAGCCTATGGCAATGAATCGTTAGAAAAGATTCAAAAAAATCCGTACCAGCTGGTTGAAGATGTGTGGGGCATCGGCTTTAAAAGTGCCGACCAAATAGCGCTTAAGCTAGGCCTTGAGCCAACGTCACTTGATCGCATTAAAGCCGGGATTACCTATGCTATTACCGAAGCAACCAACAACGGCCATTTGTATCTTGAAGTTTCAGAAGCCAAAGAACACGTTGTTGAGTTACTTGAAATTAATAAAGAAGAAAGCCAAGAAAAGATCAAGCAGGCCCTGCATCAGCTCTATGAACAAGACAAAATAAAATTAATAAGTCATAAAGAAAAACATTATCTCTCATTGCCCAAGTTTTATTATTCTGAAAAAGGCATCGCAAAAAAAATACGTTTCTTTTTAGAAAACCCCTCAAAACTTGATGTTAACTTTGACACTATTTATAACTATATTCGCACGCCAGATGCAAATGGCTTTGAGCTCAACGAAGACCAGCAACGCGGTATCTTAACCTGTCTTCAAAACAATATTTCGGTAATTACCGGCGGTCCTGGAACGGGTAAAACAACGCTGGTTAAAAAGTTTTTGGAAGTCTTAGAAACCAACCACATCAAGTTTCGTTTAGCAGCACCCACCGGCAGAGCTGCCAAACGCATGTTTGAGGGAACCGGGCGCAATGCCGAAACATTACATCGATTGCTCGAATTTTCACCGTCGACCATGGGTTTTTTGCGCAATGAACAAAACGCACTCGATTTAAAATTTTTAATTGTAGACGAAGCCTCTATGCTCGATGTTTTTTTAATGCATTCAGTCTTGCGCGCATTGCCACAAAAGGCTCATTTGGTGCTACTGGGCGACGTAGATCAACTTCCGTCAGTTGGTGCCGGCAACGTACTCAACGACATTATCGCTTCGCAAACAATTCCCGTTATACGCCTCACACAAATTTTTAGGCAAGCTCAAGACAGTCTCATTATTGTAAACGCACACCGCGTCAATCATGGTGAGTTTCCAACATCGGCCTTGCCCGGCTCTAAAAAAGATTTTGTTTTTTTAAAACAAGAAGAACCAGAAGAAATTTTCCCGCTTTTGCGCAGAATCTATTTAAGCACCCTGCAACAACGCAACATACATCCAGACAATGCAGTGGTGCTGGTTCCCATGAACCGTGGCACCGTTGGCACCCAGCGCTTAAACCAAGAACTGCAAATGATTTTAAATCCCAGTTCAAACGAAGAAAAAGAAATCACACGCTTTGGCCAAGTGTACAAAATTAACGACCGTGTTATGCAAATTCGCAATAACTACGATAAATTTGTTTTTAACGGCGACATTGGCAAAATATCAGATATCGACAAAGTTGAACAAAAAATGGTGGTAACGTTTGGCGAACGCGCACTTGAGTATGACTTTACCGAAATTAATGAATTGGTACTTGCTTACGCCATCTCTATTCACAAAAGCCAAGGCTCAGAATTTGATGCCGTTATTATTCCCATTTTTATGCAACATTTTATTTTGTTACAACGCAACCTGATTTATACTGCTATCACTCGCGCTAAAAAATATTGTATTCTGCTAGGCCAAACTAAAGCAATTGCTATGGGCATAAAAAACAATAAAGGCGTGGTGCGCAATACCTTCTTAA